In Pseudomonadota bacterium, the sequence CAACATCGCCGTTGCCGAAGCCCAGGATTTTCCGGTGGAAGCCCGGAACAACTGGTTCGGTTCGAAAAACCGGCAGAAAATAGATGAACTGATCTTTGACAAACAGGACGACGCGGATCTGGGCGAGATCTTTATCGATCCTGTTCTCGACAAACCGGTCGACTGGAAAGCAGGCAAATAATGAACAGCAATGAACAGAAGTTGACCTGGCTCGCCGGGTTTTCCCATTTTATCACCCATGGCTACATGAGTCTTCTCCCTGCAGTCCTGGTGATGATCACCGCGGAACATTCAATGAGTTTTACCGATATCGGCATTATCGCCAATATCGGCTATTTCCTCTACGGGTTGGGAGCGATCCCGGCCGGGTACCTTTCCGACAAGTTCGGCTCCAAAAGGGTCCTGACCTTCGGGGTTGGCGGGATGGCTCTTTCTTCGTTGCTGGTCGGGGTGTCCCAGGGCATTTGGGGGTTTGCGGTCTGCTACGCCTTTCTGGGTGCATTTGCCAGCATTCACCATCCGGCCGGGCTTTCCCTGATCGCGAGAAGGGTGGAGTCGGCCAAGGGCAAGGCCCTTGGTATTCACGGTGTTCTCGGCAATGTCGGCATCTTTCTGACCCCTCTGGTGGCGGTGCTAGGGATCAAGTTCTTTCACACCTGGCGGGCGGCCTACGTCCTGTATGGTCTTGTCGGCATCCTGTTTGCGGTGATGATGTACCTGTCCCGGGTGGATGACGAGCCCGATCTCCACTGGCGTTCGTTTTTCAGGTGGGGCGGCGCTTTACGTGACCCTGTGGACGATGAGGTTGCAGTGCCCGGATCAGCAACCGGCCAGGCTGCTCCGGCAAAAGGTGGGGCGGATCTGCCGGGCGCAATGCTTATTCTTCCTGTTTCCCTGCTTCTTCTTTACTGCGGGAGTATTCTTTCCGGGTTTATTTTCCGCGGTTCCCTCACTTTCATGCCGTCGCTCCTCCAGCAGGAAGTGCACTTTATCACCAGCAGTGATGAACCGGTTGTGCTTGCCGGAACGGTGACGACGGTTGTTCTCTCCCTCGGCCTGATCGGCGCCTGGTTCGGCGGCTGGATCAACGACAAAATCAAAAGGCCGGAATTTTTCCCGATCATCCTTTTTGCCATCGTGGCGCCGCTCCTTTATATGGTCAGCAGCATGACCGACAACGGTCTCTTGTCATCCATTTCCCTGTTCAGCCTTTTCTATTACGCCTGGCAGCCTTCCCATAACTATCTGATTTCCAGATATACCAAGAAAGCCTCCCACGGCATGGGGTTCGGGGTGAATTTTTTCCTGATCTTCGGGGTCGGCTCGATTGCCACCGCGATCGGCGGCTATGTTGCCGATGATTTCGGGGTCGACCGCTTTTACCTGGTGATGGCGGTCATCGCCGTTGCGGCCCTTGCCGCAGCCATCGGCGTGTATCTGGTGAAACCTTATCTGATCAAGGGTTCCCTGCATCTGGTGCGGGAGAACAACAACGCCCGGTAAACGATGACGGAGAGATCCGGATTCCCGCCGGTTGTCGGAAAAAAGCCGGAGTCATTGATCCTGGGCAGCATGCCCGGCGAAGAATCCCTCCGGCAGGGTGAATACTACGCCCACAAACGCAACTCGTTCTGGACGATTCTCTGTCGACTTCTGGGGTGTGATCCAGCCAATCTTGATTATGAAGGCAGAACAAAACTCCTGGAACACAACCATCTCGCCTTATGGGATGTGCTGAAAAGCTGCAGAAGGGCAGGGAGTCTTGATTCTTCAATCGAAACCGAAACCATCATCGTCAATGACTTCAACTCCCTTTATCAGCAGTACCCGAGCATCAGGACCGTGTTTTTCAACGGAACCCGGGCCGAGCAGGAGTACCGGAAAAGGGTTCTGCCGTTTTTAAAAGATGAAGGTGCCCGCATGAAACTGATCCGGCTGCCGTCGACCAGCCCGGCCATGGCCATGATGAAGGTAGAGGAGAAGATTGAAAAATGGTCATTGATTCTCAAGTATTCGAACTGTTTTCGAAACCCCATAAACTCGGTGGACACGTGAAAAAAATTATCGCTCTTTTGCTGCTCGCCTCTCTTCTTCACTGGCCCGTCATGGCTCCGGCGGATGAATGCATGGATGGAGACTGCGAGAATGGAACCGGCACCGGCTTTACCGAAGAAGGCTTGATCTATAAAGGTGAATGGAAAAACGGTATGCCCCACGGATCCGGCAAGCTCACCATCTCAAAGGACAAAGCAATTGAAGGCCGCTGGGAAAACGGCAAGCTGGTGGATGATCAAAAAGAGAAGTGAAATTCCGGCTGTCACCACTCTCAAGGTTCCCGTCATTCCGGCGAAACAAAACGAAAATGACAAGTTGTTCCCGGAGTTCTTGCCTCGTTGTTTCTGTATTCATAAACGGTATAAAAAAAATGGTCGGGCAGTTGTTCTCCCATGTCGCCATGGTTATGGTGATTTTTACCGGGAGTACCGGGAGATAGGCTGGCGTTCCGCCGTCTTTCCCCTTTATTTTGCTGTGCACGATGTGGTATAATACCCTGTTTTCAATAATTAAAACCGTATGGGGGGGGTATGAATATTCTAGGTCGGTTTCTGTCTAGAGCGTTTTCCTTTTTCGTTCTATCTTTTTTGCTCATATCCTGTGGCAGCGGCGGGGGAGGCGGCGGTGAAGCTCCGCCCGCTGACCCGCCGGTTGATCCTCCGGCCACCTCTCAATTGAGTACTGTTGGTCCTTTATATCCTCTTAATGGTGCCGACTGGAATGATTATGTGGTTGGCGCCGACATTTCTTCCGCTTCAGATACCGCCTGTGTTGCAGGGACTCCACCATGTATCCACGGGGGAGAGGTCCGGAGCATGGAAGTAACAGGCCGGTCAAGCTGTTCCGGCCTGACGGCGAGTGATAATCTGGAGGTCTTTGAATGGATGTGTCAAGTAAGCGGGCCTAGTACAATCCGGTTTGTTTCGACCGGTTTCAAACAGGGGAAAGGACTAAGCAACCTGATCGATTTTACGGGGAGTGGCTCCCTCCGGCAAAACGCCCTGACCGTGCTGGATGGTGCGACCCAGATTGCTCATTCCCTCCCGGCGGTCTGGTGGAGCAATCCTGTGCTGGTTAATAATGACGGCAGTAATTTGTCCTCCCCCGGCACAATTTATATTGTTACTCAGGATGCCAATGCTAAATACACCATCAATGCTGACAGGGTTGCGTTAGTCACAAAACCAAATTTGGTGACTATTAAGGATACAATTCCTAGTACAGCAGACCCGAATGTTTCAGCCAATGGCTTCAATTTTTTATGGTTGGAGGTAAAAGCAGATGCTACAGCTACTCCTCCCGGGCTACTAGGAGTAACGGGAGGAATTTCTTTGACTTCAACCAGACATTCGGTCTTGCACAATGTTGTTGCAGATAATTCTGCTGGCTTGGGTGTGAGTCTTGTGAGTGCTTCATATAACCGCCTGAACAATATCTCCGTTAGCGGTAATGTCAGTTCTGGGGTGTCTCTAAACAATTCCTCAAACAACACACTGAGTGATATTGTTACCGGAGGAAACGGCAATTCAGAGATCACTCTCAATAATTCCTCAAATGACAATATTCTAATCGGGGTGACCGCCAGTGGGAATAATTCCGTAACCGGTGTCAAACTGGATGGTTCTCGGAATAATTATCTGAGCAATGTAACAGTCAGTGGAAACAATCACGGTATCGAGCTGGATACATCTACAAACAATTATTTTGGCAATGTGCTTGCCAGTCGTAATACAAAAAACACGAGTATCGGTTTGTATATGTACAATGCCTCAAGTGACAACTTCATCAATAATCTCACCGCCACCGAAGACAGTAATTACGGTATTCGGCTGGAAGGGGGCTCAAGCGGTAATACCTTTGACGGGCTGTTGCAGGTTGGGCTCAATACTGCTGGTAATTGTTCAGTTGTTGACACGAGTGGAGATCTAGACAGCAGCTGTGCCGGTTCCGTTGCAAGTTCTACAACCATCTCCGATCCAATCTCGTTTGTTGATGCTGCCGGAGGTGATTATGCACTTAAAACCGACGATCAGGTAGTTTTTAATAAATTCACTGCTTTGCCGACAGGAGATGATGTGCTGACGGATGCATGGTTCACGGCCCCTCCCAAGCTCATGAACGCTGTTGAGATAAGTGGTGACGGAATCGGTAATGACAATCTGTTCTGTGAATCGAATGAGACCTGTCTGTTCACTCCGAACATGGGTTCTTACCAGGGGCACGGCAATCTGATTTCGGCCGGCACATTCACCGGTGGGACAATAACCGGGGTGACCTTGTTGAAATATCAGACCAACGGCAATTAACCCTGATCTGATCCGGCATTAATCAAAAACAAACAACAACGGCCACCTTCGGGATTCCTGAAGGTGGCCGTTGTTGTTTAGATATATGACTTGCAACAATCAATCAGGCGGTGACCCTTTCCACCAGTTTGTCCATATCCTTTCTGATCTTCGTGTAATCCTCTTCATTTAAACCGGCGCCGAGGGCTACTTTTTTTGCCATTTCGGCGGTGAGAAAGTCGCCGGGGCCGTGGGCGTCGGCGTTCACGGCGAGCATGGCGCCGATTGCCTTGGCGAGTTTCGCCACGTGGCCGTTGGTCAGGGAATGGCCCTTGCGGCCGGAAAGTTCGAGCATCACCCCTTTTTCTCTGGCGAGTTCCACATCTTCCCTGGTGATGAAGCCCGGATGGGATAGAATATCGACCCCGGCTTCGATGGCGGCTCGGTTGGTTCCAGGTTTTACTGGTTCAACCGGAGTTTCTCCGTGCGCGACGACGATCAGGGCGCCCAGTTCCCTCGCCTTTGCGGTGAGTTTGCTGAACAGCTCCGGCGGCACATGGGTCAGTTCGATTCCGGGGATCAGTTTCGTTTTGGAGTAGGGGTTCAGGTCTTTTGCGGCCTGGACGATTCGGGGGATAATGAAGTCCATGTTCGAGGAATCGGCATGGTCGGTAATGGCCACCGCCGTGTATCCGAGGATTTCAACCCGGCGGAGATGCTCGGCCGGGACCAGTTCCCCGTCACTGAAGAAGGTATGGGTGTGAAGGTCGATCATGTCAATCCTTTACTTTTGGTTATTTTCCAAGATTGCTTCTCTCCGGATCAGATCCGGAATGAAGGTGAAAAAAACAGGTGTTTCTCAAATTTGACGCGGCGGACTGGATGTTACGGTGATTCCTCGCAATTTGAGTCATGGACTCTTCGACAAGCTCAGCGTGAGTGGAATTACTATTGAAGCTCCCCGCGGCAAGCCACGGGGAATCTCCGTATGGAAGGTTGCTTTCATCAGATTCGCTCACTAACCCCGCAGCAGATAGCGAACAGCGTGAGACTTCGAGCTGCGGGGAATGCGTTTCGCTTTGCATGTTCAATTTGTCACTCCGAGCCAGTCGAATTTGTTCATCCTGACCGTGAGCCTGTCGAACTTTCGAAGCCGTTCATCCTGAGCCTGTCGAAGGATGGCTCAACGTCCTTGCTGCCTCACACCAGAAACAAGATTCGGTGGTATTTATAGAAGATCCAAATTTGTACTTGAGCCTTTCCGGATATCTTAAATCAAACGAGCTTCCCGCGCAATGAATGCTGGCACGCTTCCTCAATCAGTGCTTCGTGGGTCTGACCCGGAGCAAGCTCGGGCTTGCCGGCGAAATTCACTATCTGATTGGTGGTGGTCCGGCCGCTCCACTGGCCGTCCCCGGTTCTGCTTTCACCTTCAATCATCACCTGCAGAGTTTGTCCGACATACTCCTGATACCTCTCGACCGTGATCTCCTGTTGCCTTGCCTGCAACCGCCTTAAGCGTTCGCTTTTGACGGTTTCAGCAACTTTTTCCTTGAAAGTGGCCGAGACTGTTTTTGGCCGGTCGGAATATTTGAATGAGAAGGCGCCATGATAGCGGACGTTTTCCAGAAGCTGCATGGTCATTGCAAAATCACCGTCGGTTTCGCCGGGAAAGCCGACGATAATGTCGGTCGTGATGGCGATCTCCGGGGAATATTTTCTCAAACCCGAAACTTTTTCCAGATATTCTTCAATGGTGTATTTCCGGTTCATTTTTTTTAAGACCGCATTGGAACCGGACTGAACCGGCAGGTGGAAGTGCGGGCACAGGTTGGCGAGTTCGGAAAAGCAGGCCATCAGTTTTTCCGACAGGTCTTTCGGGTTTGAGGTGGTGAAGCGGAGTCGCTCGACCCCGTCGATTCCGGCGACCATCTTCAGAAGTTCCGGGAAATCCGGATACGATCCGGCGGGGCGATCGAGACCATAGGAATTGACGTTCTGACCAAGCAGGGTGATATCCTTCACCCCGGCTTTCAACAGGTTTCTGATCTCGTCGGCAATATGATCGGGAGGGCGGCTCACTTCGCGGCCGCGGGTATGCGGCACCACACAGTAGGTACAGAAATTGTTGCAGCCCTGCATGATCGTGACGAACTTCTTGTGCCCGACCGCCGAACTTTCGAGATCCGGAATAAATGACGGAATTTCAAATGAATCCGACTGGCTGATTGCAGTCCGCCGGTCCGCGCCTTCCGACACGGATTGAACCAGTTCCGGCAATCGGTAAATATTCTGCGGGCCGACCACCAGGTCAACATGGGGCATCCTGGCCAGGATGTTGTTTCCTTCCTGCTGGGCGACGCAGCCGGTCATCGCAATGATCAGACCGGGATTATTTATCTTGCTTCGTTTCAGACTGCCAAGCAGGCTCATGGCCTTCTGTTCCGCCTTACCTCTGATGCTGCAGGTGTTTACCACCACCAGGTCCGCTTCATCGATTTCCCTGGTGAGCTGATAATTGGAACGGCATAACAGCTGTCCCATGATTTCGGAGTCGCGCTCATTCATCTGACAGCCGAATGTTTCAATATATGCCTTGCCGGTATTTGCCATGTGTCTATCTAAATCTCTGAGAATCCGAAAATTTAATGGGCGGGAGTGATCCAGTCAGGATCGATCAATCCTCTTTTCTGCCGATGGTCCCCTCGGACCACTTGAGCCGGACGAGGGCGATCTGGAAATCGAAAAGGGCGTTGAAGTTGTTTGTTCTGGCCCGGGTGAGAAGGGTCTCCGAGTCGAGAAGTTCTGTTGAGGTCCCCAGCTGGGCCTGATAACGGGCGGTGTTGATGCGGAAGTTCTCCTCTGCCTGTTCAATGGCCTTGCGGGTGACCCGGATGTTTTCTTCGGCGAGTTGAATATTCAGGAAGGCGTCTCTTGCCTGGAGAACAAGATGATCGAGAAGCTTTTCTTTCCCGGATCGTGCTTTTTCCGCCTGCAGCATGGCTGAGGCGGTCTTGTCTTTCTGCTGTCCCCATGACCAGAAATTCCATGACGCGATGATCTGCGCCTGTTTCACTTCTTCGGACCCCGGGGGATAGTCGCTGGCAGCCGGATCATCTCCCTGGCGGGTATAAGAGGCGTTCAGGTCAAGGGAGGGGAGGTAGGGCGCTTTTTCGAGGATGACTTTCAGTTCAGCCATCCGGGCGGAGGTGTCTGCTTCAGCCAGTTCGGGGCGATTGGTTTTCAGCCTTTCGACTGTTTCCTGCCATGAGGCACGGTAAGGCTGATAATCCAGACTTCCCTGAATCTCCAGGGCAAAATCAACCGGCTGGCGCATCAGGAGATTCAAAGTCGAGCGGGCGAGGGAAGTTCTGCTTCTGGCGAGCAGCAGATTCTGTTCGCCCTGGGCCAGTTCAAGTTCGCTCAAAAGAAGGTCGTTCTTGGGAATCAGCCCGACTTCATGAAAAGCTTTCGCGTCTTTGAGATGCGATTCGAGCCTTTTTAAGGAAAGGGCCGCCTCATTTTCCAATTCTCCCGCTTTCAAAAGATTATAAAAGGCAGTGTGGACCTCAAGAATCAGATCATTTCTGGTCCGGCTCAACTGGTGATCGGCGGTAACCTGGGCCAGATGATTCATATCAACTGCGGTGACCAGGGCTTTCCCATGGTAAAGCGGCTGCTCAAGAATCACCGAATAGGCGTAGTAATTGTCAATGCCGGGGGTTGCCAGCGAATCCGGTTGATAGGTGTAGCCATATCTGGCGCTTAAAGAAGGGTAGATATCCTTTTTTGCGGCAGCATAAAGACCGTTTCTGGATTCGCTTTCTGCCCGGGCGGCTGACAGCCCGGGATCACCCTGCAGCGCCCTGGTGACACACTCGTCAATCGTCAATCCCTGGGCATAAGATGAAACAGGCAGAAGAGAAAGAATTAACAATAGCGAAATTTTATTCATAAAAACAGGTGATAAAATAAAAAAAGTTAATGTTTAACATCAAGTTTGTTTCTGGTGATTGCATCTTGCATGCTGTCGAGAAGGGACACGAGCTCCGGTTTGAAGCCGTGAAAATATTTCAAGCTGATCAGGCCGTCCTTTATATCGACAGTTGAAAGCGTTGAAAGACCATCGTACCCTTCAAGAATAAATTTAAGATACGCGATTTTTTCTTTTGCCACCACTGCGTACAGGCAATTGAGCAGGGGAGGGGTGGTATTTTTTGTCGTTTTCATACCGAAAGAGAGGTGTCGATACCACCCATTAACTCTTTGTGGGCCTCCAATACAGGCGCAACAACTTCATCGAGATATTCCTCGGTTTGCCTGCCGGCCCTGCCGGTGAATTCGCTGCCATCGCCAACAAGCATGGAGAGTTCCTCAAGATCGAATGGTATCGCGGGGTCGTTGGCGAGTCTTTGCAGGAGATCGTTTTCAAGGCCTTCTTCTTTGACGGCTCGACCCGCCTCAACCGAATGAACCTTGACGACCTCGTGCATTTCCTGGCGGCTTTTCCCTCGTTCCACGCTGGCCATGAGAATTTTTTCTGTTGCCATAAAGGGCAGTTCCTGGAGAAGATGTTTTTTGATCTGCTTCGGGTAGACAACCATATCGCTCGAAATGTTAAGGTATAACTTTAACACCGCGTCAGTCAGCAGGAAGGCCTGGGGGATATCCATGCGTCGGATTGCGGAGTCATCAAGGGTTCTTTCAAACCATTGGTTGGCGTAGGTGGCTGAGAAATCGGCGGTCAGCCCCATCAGTTTACGGGAGAGCCCCGTCATTCGCTCGGAGCGCATCGGGTTTCGTTTGTAAGCCATGGCTGAACTGCCCACCTGGTTTTTAGCAAACGGCTCTTCCTGGACCTTGAGGTTGGAGAGAAGGCGTAGGTCGACAGCAAATTTGTGGGCTGAAGCGCCAATTCCAGCGAGGGTTTCGGCTATTTTCATATCAAGTTTTCTGGTATAAGTTTGACCTGTCACTGCAAAAACATCGGAAAAACCAAGCTTTGATGCAACAAGTTCATCCAGTTTTCTAACCTTGTCATGATCGCCCTTGAACAGTTCGATGTAGGTGGCCTGGGTGCCGACGGTGCCCTTGGCGCCTCTGGCTTTGATCTGTGAGGCCAGGTGATTCAGGTAGTCCAGATCCATCAACAGATCCTGGATGTACAGGGTGTGCCTCTTTCCTACAGTGGTCGGTTGCGCCGGCTGGTAATGCGTGTAGCCGAGTGTTGCCAGGTCCTTGTGTTTGCGGCAAAAAACAGCAAGGTTGCTGATGGTGTTCAGCAGGGATTTCTTGATCAGCGCAAGGGCATTTCTCTGGAGGATCAGGTCAGTGTTGCAGCCGACGAACTGAGAGGTTGCCCCCAGATGGATGATTGGCTCGGCGGTTGGGCATTTGAGCCCGTAAGCGTAAACATGGGCCATGACATCATGGCGGATTTCTTTTTCCTTTGCAGCGGCAGCCTGAAAGTCAATATCGTCAAGATTGGCTTTCAGTTCGGCAATCATTTCGGGCTTGATGATGTCAGTCAAGCCCAGCTCGTATTGTGCTTCAGCCAGAGCCAGCCAGCATTTGCGCCAGGTTCTGATCCTGTTGCGCTCGGAAAATATTTTCTGCATCTCCGGGCTTGTATATCTGCTTACCAGCGGCTCCTGGTATATATCGCGGTCCATTTTTTCTCCTGTTAACTGTCTATGCTTGCGAAATTCAATAGCTTGGTGAGGCATGCTTTCAGAGTCAAAAAACCTTTACCAGAATTCTCATAAAAATGCATGGCTAACCAGTTCATCGGATTTAATTGATCCAGGGCCTGTTTGTGCAATGTCGCATAATGTATATTATGTATAATGAAATAAAGATATCGGTAATTCAATTACTTGTGTTGAAAACCTCCGCATCTTCGATCCTCGCCTCCCAATTCGAAATGCCACGAAATTCATTTAAAGTTATTTTATAGGCCAGGTTTATGGAACTCCGGGAAGTCAGATTACTGAAAAGATCCGCCTTGCCGAACCCGACACTGTTTACCGAAACAGACTCTCCTTCATACCGGAGACGGATTGATCCATTCCCGATTCCTTTAATATCTTTCAAATGACCGGCGTCAAAGGAACAACAAAAGATCGGTTGTGGATTATCAAAACCAAATGGCTCCATTTTTTTATAGGTATCAAGGAATGCCGGATCAAATACGTCTTCAAAAGAGGCTCTGAGGTCAACGGTCAATGGCGGTTTCAGTTCACGGTCCTGCAGCTGCCGGTGGACCAGTTCGTGAAATCTCTCCCTGAACAGATCGATGTTCTCTTCATGTATCGAAATCCCGACTGCTGCCTTGTGCCCTCCGAATCTAATGAGCATCTCAGACATATTTTCAAGTATGGTGTGGATGTCGAGACCGGAGACCGACCTGCCGGAACCCGTCGCCGTCCCGTCTTCTTCAATGGTAAAGAGAATGGTCGGATGGTCATATTTGCTGACCATTCTGGAAGCAACAAGTCCCAACATGCCTTTGTGCCAATTCCGACTGGCCAGAACCAGCCCCCTTTCACCTCCGGCAAGCTGCTGATCAGCCGCAACACAGGCGTCGGCGAAAATCTCATCCGAGATGGAACGCCTCTGCTGATTGGCCTCTTCCAGAAGCGATGCATTTCCTTCTGCCGCTAAGGGGTTTTCCGCCATTAAGAGTTCAAGGGCCACCAATGGGGTTCCGATTCTTCCCGCAGCATTTAATCGAGGCGCCAGGTGAAATGAGATGGATTCCGCAGATACTGAACCGGGGGTGATGTTTGCTTTTTTCAGAAGAGCTTTTATCCCCGGCCTTGGTGAGTTTCTGATCATTTCCAGACCTGCTTTCACCAGAATGCGGTTTGCTCCGGTTAAAGGGACCATGTCAGCCACCGTCCCGATAGCGACCAGGTCAAGATATTCCTTGAGATTGGGCTGTCGTTCGTCCTGCCAACAGCCGATTTCCTTCAATCGTGCCCGCAGCCCGGCAATCAGGTAAAATGCAACCCCTACCCCGGCAAGATCGGTGAAAGGAAAGGCGCATTCCGGCAGGTGCGGGTTGATGACGGCATCTGCTTCAGGGATGGTTTCCGAGGGGCGATGGTGGTCGGTAATGATCACCGAATAGCCCATCGCTCTGGCTTCGTCAACTTCCTGATGATTTGAAATGCCGCAGTCGACCGTCACCAGGAGCATGCCGTTCGCCCCGTCCGGAGAATACCTGTTTTTCAATTCTGCCAGGGCTTTGCGATTGAGGCTGTATCCTTCCGTCAATCTGTCGGGAATGTAGCTCGAACAGCGAAATCCGGCGTGTTTCATAAATGTTGCCAGCAACGCGGTTGCGGTGGTTCCATCTGCATCATAATCCCCATATATGACTACTTGAATTTTCCGTTCGAGAGCATTAATCAGCAGGTCGAGTGCAGGTTTTAAACCATGCAGGGTGTCCGGTACCGGGAGTTGGGCGAGTGTTGGGTTGAGGAAAATCCGGGCAGCTTCGCCTGTTATTCCTCGAAGGGCAAGGAGTTTTTCGGCAAGAGAAGGGAGAGCGCTGTCCGCACCCGCCTCGGGCAGATCATCCACATGATCCGCAAGTATTTTCCAGTTTCCGGAGTGACTCATGCCTGATCAGACTCTTCATTGATCCGATCATACAGCCGGAAGCCGATAATGATATACCTGGTGCCGGAGATGGCGGTCATCAGGGCGGTGACAAGCATCAGGTATGCACCGAAACGGGAGTCGGCAGCCGCATGATTATAGGCCAGCAGATAGACAACCGTGGACATCTGGAAGAATGTTGTGATCTTGCTGTCGATAGTGGGTTTGATGTCGGGGAAACGGTCGTAGGCAGATAATACGGCGAGCCCGGACAGGATAATGACGTCCCGGCTGACGATCATCACCGCAAGCCAGACCGGAACGAAATGATAGACGGAGAGAATGATATACGCTGTCGTTAAAAGAAGTTTGTCTGCAAGGGGGTCAAGGAAGGCTCCCAACGAGGTTTTCTGTTTAAAGGCCCTGGCGATGAAGCCGTCGACCCCGTCACTGATGACGGCAATCACAAACACCACCAGTGCGTGGCCATGCTTCCCGGCAAGAAGAAAAATGACCATTACCGGTACGAGAATGATTCTAATGAGGGTGATCAGGTTTGGTAAGTTCATTGCTGTTCGATAAATTTCGTAATGGTAGTCAGGATTTCATCGGATTGCACGGGGCTGAACCACTTGATTTCATGATCCCTGTTGAACCAGGTGAATTGTCTTTTGGCATAATGACGGGTATCCCGTGCGAGATTCTCAACGGTCTCATCAAGATTCCAGGCGCCGACAAGATACTCCGTAACATGTTTGTAACCTATTGACTGCATGGATTTGAGGTCAGCGGAGTAACCTTTTGCAAGCAAACCTTCCACTTCCTCAATCAGGCCTGATTCGATCATGGCCTTCGCCCTTTTGTTGATTCTCTCATAGAGCTTCTCCCGATCAGTTGCAAGGCCGATTTTAAGAGTGTTTCTTCGTCCCTGCGAGGGGTTGTTGTGTTGCCTGGTCAGATGTTCAGACCAGGTTATACCGGTGCTTTCAAATATTTCAATCGCTCTTGCCATTCTTGATCTGTCGTTTCTGTGGATTCGGGCTGCGGAAAGAGGATCGATCTGTTCAAGATAGTTGTGGAGTCTTGCTCTCCCCTCTTCATCGGCAAGCTCCCCGAGAAGTTTCTTTCTGATTGGTTCCTGGTCGCTTTTTCCCTGCGCCACCTGGTCCGGAATATCAAAGAGGCCGTTTTCAAATGCCTTGAGATAGAGACCTGTTCCACCGGTGAGGAGGGGCAATTTCCCCTCAGCAATGATCTTTTGGCTGGCCTCTCCGGCATCACTTACGAAGCGTTGCACGTTATATTCGTCATCAGGATCAACTATGTCAACCAGATGATGTTTAACAATCTGCTGTTCTTCCCGGGTCGGTTTGGCGGTGCCGATGTCCATGTAACGGTAAACCTGCATCGAATCCACACTGACAATTTCTGCATCAAGGAGAGAAGAAATCCGCAGAACGAGATCTGTTTTTCCCACCGCCGTGGGGCCCACAATGGCAATAAGCGGATTGTCTGTTCTATGTTCTTCCGGGTGCATCAGATAAAAATCCAGGCAGAGATCAGGTTTCGATCGGCAAACAACCGTACAATAATTTCAAAGAAGTCAGTTTGTGATATTAACAGCCTGAACACGGCCCAACAAGATTTAAAAAAAAGGGGGAAAGAGGGGCAGGATGATAGAAGAACAGCGCAGACCAGGGAACATATCTTAAAGAGGCTATTTCCCCCAGCGATCGAGGCGTTCAAAGGCAAGTTTTGCCGCCATGAAGAGCATTTCAAGCTTGACCGGTTTGGTGAAATAATCATCGAAACCGGCTTCCCGGCAGTCGGAAAGCTCAAACAGGGTCGCATAAGCAGTCATGGCGAAAATGCATGCCAGAGGATGATCGACCCTGATCTGCCTGCAGAGTTCCAGCCCGTCCATGCTTCCCGGCAATTTAAGGTCCAGAAAAAAAACTTTTATATCCGGA encodes:
- a CDS encoding adenylosuccinate lyase; translated protein: MDRDIYQEPLVSRYTSPEMQKIFSERNRIRTWRKCWLALAEAQYELGLTDIIKPEMIAELKANLDDIDFQAAAAKEKEIRHDVMAHVYAYGLKCPTAEPIIHLGATSQFVGCNTDLILQRNALALIKKSLLNTISNLAVFCRKHKDLATLGYTHYQPAQPTTVGKRHTLYIQDLLMDLDYLNHLASQIKARGAKGTVGTQATYIELFKGDHDKVRKLDELVASKLGFSDVFAVTGQTYTRKLDMKIAETLAGIGASAHKFAVDLRLLSNLKVQEEPFAKNQVGSSAMAYKRNPMRSERMTGLSRKLMGLTADFSATYANQWFERTLDDSAIRRMDIPQAFLLTDAVLKLYLNISSDMVVYPKQIKKHLLQELPFMATEKILMASVERGKSRQEMHEVVKVHSVEAGRAVKEEGLENDLLQRLANDPAIPFDLEELSMLVGDGSEFTGRAGRQTEEYLDEVVAPVLEAHKELMGGIDTSLSV
- a CDS encoding TolC family protein — its product is MNKISLLLILSLLPVSSYAQGLTIDECVTRALQGDPGLSAARAESESRNGLYAAAKKDIYPSLSARYGYTYQPDSLATPGIDNYYAYSVILEQPLYHGKALVTAVDMNHLAQVTADHQLSRTRNDLILEVHTAFYNLLKAGELENEAALSLKRLESHLKDAKAFHEVGLIPKNDLLLSELELAQGEQNLLLARSRTSLARSTLNLLMRQPVDFALEIQGSLDYQPYRASWQETVERLKTNRPELAEADTSARMAELKVILEKAPYLPSLDLNASYTRQGDDPAASDYPPGSEEVKQAQIIASWNFWSWGQQKDKTASAMLQAEKARSGKEKLLDHLVLQARDAFLNIQLAEENIRVTRKAIEQAEENFRINTARYQAQLGTSTELLDSETLLTRARTNNFNALFDFQIALVRLKWSEGTIGRKED
- a CDS encoding CDP-alcohol phosphatidyltransferase family protein, with protein sequence MNLPNLITLIRIILVPVMVIFLLAGKHGHALVVFVIAVISDGVDGFIARAFKQKTSLGAFLDPLADKLLLTTAYIILSVYHFVPVWLAVMIVSRDVIILSGLAVLSAYDRFPDIKPTIDSKITTFFQMSTVVYLLAYNHAAADSRFGAYLMLVTALMTAISGTRYIIIGFRLYDRINEESDQA
- the recJ gene encoding single-stranded-DNA-specific exonuclease RecJ is translated as MSHSGNWKILADHVDDLPEAGADSALPSLAEKLLALRGITGEAARIFLNPTLAQLPVPDTLHGLKPALDLLINALERKIQVVIYGDYDADGTTATALLATFMKHAGFRCSSYIPDRLTEGYSLNRKALAELKNRYSPDGANGMLLVTVDCGISNHQEVDEARAMGYSVIITDHHRPSETIPEADAVINPHLPECAFPFTDLAGVGVAFYLIAGLRARLKEIGCWQDERQPNLKEYLDLVAIGTVADMVPLTGANRILVKAGLEMIRNSPRPGIKALLKKANITPGSVSAESISFHLAPRLNAAGRIGTPLVALELLMAENPLAAEGNASLLEEANQQRRSISDEIFADACVAADQQLAGGERGLVLASRNWHKGMLGLVASRMVSKYDHPTILFTIEEDGTATGSGRSVSGLDIHTILENMSEMLIRFGGHKAAVGISIHEENIDLFRERFHELVHRQLQDRELKPPLTVDLRASFEDVFDPAFLDTYKKMEPFGFDNPQPIFCCSFDAGHLKDIKGIGNGSIRLRYEGESVSVNSVGFGKADLFSNLTSRSSINLAYKITLNEFRGISNWEARIEDAEVFNTSN
- a CDS encoding DUF4911 domain-containing protein, with protein sequence MKTTKNTTPPLLNCLYAVVAKEKIAYLKFILEGYDGLSTLSTVDIKDGLISLKYFHGFKPELVSLLDSMQDAITRNKLDVKH